Proteins from a genomic interval of Ensifer canadensis:
- a CDS encoding sunset domain-containing protein, with translation MTSIEEWISDPSKLLSMLDPGCTIKGNVSINTGERIYHVPGQALYSETVINSHYGERWFCSEAEARAAGWRKARP, from the coding sequence GTGACGTCGATCGAGGAGTGGATTTCAGACCCCTCGAAGCTCCTTTCGATGCTCGATCCCGGTTGCACTATCAAAGGCAATGTCAGCATCAATACCGGCGAGCGGATCTACCACGTGCCAGGTCAGGCGCTTTATTCAGAGACCGTGATCAATTCGCATTACGGAGAACGGTGGTTCTGCAGTGAGGCCGAAGCGCGGGCCGCTGGATGGCGAAAAGCACGGCCTTAG